One window of the Cryptomeria japonica chromosome 7, Sugi_1.0, whole genome shotgun sequence genome contains the following:
- the LOC131078253 gene encoding UPF0481 protein At3g47200-like, which yields MAQIDIPSSSSHKGGKKHYGDGKGGEQTWLTNIKSTFKNFSQMWRVSEKVCIYRVSKSITKYKPEVYIPLVVSFGPYHHKANHELSRMDEHKLEAVNRMLIRLGTKDVAKLIGEIQRLDPKIRECYEEPINMDGETLSWMFAMDACFILEFLRKWDDNYFSLIFQTGSKENSMFRAILDDIKKLENQIPLFILITLLQLEYGTYERATTELADLLSGFIDFNGFPLFPLSYRDGFKKLKALISTQPPPCHLLDLNRMLIKDMLTNPNTESVIARGTNPNAESVIASRTNPNAESGTAGEPNHGLCGWFRNVGLPGWMQRPSSNSYRENPLIERRSSSDVESLDNSRSTPCAELLTNPNTESSIDSVRNSNVESGTAGEPDHGRCSWLTNVGLRGWMQLPSIIPSPALPSRDSRAASHCETLDDSRSTPCAELLHKAGIKFVPGNLGFQKRRFGKAMLSFPRIVVMDSTEISLRNLMAYEDCQMCSWSPEKTIISHFIRLLDDLIDSERDVSLLRKARIIQSWVGSDEDTARMINGLCDGIIFSSIKDFELVMEKARDHYKSQWKVWISQFQHEHFSKPWYVVSILAATALLVMTFIQTLNSGKK from the coding sequence ATGGCTCAAATAGATATCCCAAGTAGTAGCAGCCACAAAGGGGGAAAAAAACATTATGGTGATGGAAAAGGTGGAGAGCAAACTTGGCTTACCAATATAAAGAGCACATTCAAGAATTTTTCTCAAATGTGGCGTGTGTCAGAAAAGGTTTGCATATATAGAGTGTCTAAATCAATAACAAAATATAAACCAGAAGTTTATATTCCTTTAGTTGTGTCATTTGGGCCGTaccatcacaaggctaatcatgaATTATCTAGGATGGATGAACATAAATTGGAAGCAGTTAATAGAATGTTGATAAGATTGGGTACAAAGGATGTGGCAAAATTGATTGGAGAGATTCAAAGGTTAGACCCTAAAATTAGAGAGTGCTATGAAGAACCAATCAATATGGACGGAGAAACATTATCTTGGATGTTTGCAATGGATGCTTGCTTTATTCTGGAATTTTTGAGAAAATGGGATGACAACTATTTCAGTCTTATTTTTCAAACAGGTTCAAAAGAAAATTCGATGTTTCGTGCTATCCTTGATGATATTAAGAAATTGGAAAACCAAATTCCTTTATTTATTCTCATAACTCTACTACAGTTAGAATATGGAACCTATGAGCGTGCAACAACAGAGTTAGCTGACCTGTTGAGTGGGTTCATTGACTTCAACGGATTTCCGctctttccattatcctatcgtgACGGTTTTAAAAAATTGAAGGCACTTATATCGACTCAACCACCGCCATGCCATCTATTAGATTTGAATAGAATGCTGATTAAGGATATGTTAACAAATCCAAATACAGAATCAGTTATTGCTAGAGGGACAAATCCAAATGCAGAATCAGTTATTGCTAGTAGGACAAATCCAAATGCAGAATCAGGTACTGCTGGTGAACCTAACCATGGACTGTGCGGGTGGTTTAGGAATGTGGGACTACCTGGTTGGATGCAACGACCCAGCAGCAATTCTTACCGAGAAAATCCTCTTATTGAAAGAAGATCTAGCTCAGATGTCGAATCTCTCGATAATAGCAGGTCTACTCCATGTGCCGAATTGTTAACAAATCCAAATACAGAATCAAGTATTGACAGTGTGAGAAATTCAAATGTAGAATCAGGTACTGCTGGTGAACCTGATCATGGACGGTGTAGCTGGTTGACAAATGTGGGACTACGTGGTTGGATGCAACTACCCAGCATCATTCCTTCCCCAGCACTTCCTTCTCGGGATAGCAGAGCTGCCTCACATTGTGAAACTCTCGATGATAGTAGGTCTACTCCTTGTGCCGAATTATTGCACAAGGCTGGTATCAAATTTGTGCCAGGCAATTTGGGATTTCAAAAGAGAAGGTTTGGAAAGGCTATGCTTTCTTTCCCTCGAATCGTAGTAATGGATAGCACAGAAATAAGTTTGCGGAACTTGATGGCTTATGAAGACTGTCAAATGTGCTCGTGGTCCCCAGAAAAGACGATAATTTCACATTTTATACGCCTCTTAGATGATTTAATTGATTCCGAGAGAGATGTTTCTCTACTTCGTAAAGCTCGAATTATTCAGAGCTGGGTCGGTAGTGATGAGGATACAGCCCGTATGATCAACGGTCTTTGTGACGGAATCATATTTAGTTCAATTAAAGATTTTGAGTTGGTGATGGAAAAAGCGCGAGATCATTATAAGAGCCAATGGAAGGTGTGGATCAGCCAGTTTCAGCATGAACATTTTTCAAAGCCATGGTATGTTGTCTCCATTCTGGCGGCCACAGCTCTTCTGGTTATGACTTTTATTCAAACACTGAATTCAGGTAAGAAGTAA